From Poecile atricapillus isolate bPoeAtr1 chromosome Z, bPoeAtr1.hap1, whole genome shotgun sequence, one genomic window encodes:
- the LOC131573850 gene encoding leucine-rich repeat-containing protein 4 translates to MKLLWQVTVHHLRRHRRHRTWPGLLAASLTLHAWLLATAAASPGPQSCPSVCSCSNQFSKVVCTRRGLAEVPPGIPSNTRYLNLMENNIQMIQADTFRHLHHLEVLQLGRNAIRQIEVGAFNGLASLNTLELFDNWLTVIPSGAFEYLSKLRELWLRNNPIESIPSYAFNRVPSLMRLDLGELKKLEYISEGAFEGLYNLKYLNLGMCNIKDMPNLTPLVGLEELEMSGNNFPEIKPGSFHGLKSLKKLWIMNSQINLIERNAFDDLTALVELNLAHNNLSSLPHDLFAPLRYLVELHLHHNPWDCDCDILWLSWWLREYIPTNSTCCGRCHAPLHMRGRFLVEVDQTSFQCSAPFIMDAPADLNISEGRVAELRCRTPSMSSVRWLLPNGTVLSHASSHPRLAVLNDGTLNFSHVLLADTGLYTCMVTNVAGNSNASAFLNVSTAELNTSNYSFFTTVTVETTEISPEDVSPKFTKPVPTASTGYQPAYTTTTTVLVQTTRPPKQVAVPTADAGDKLQTSLDEVMKTTKIIIGCFVAVTLLAAAMLIVFYKLRKRHQQRSTVTAARTVEIIQVDEDIAPAAAATPAAAPAGGAGEGAVVLPNIHEHLNYNTYKAGHGAHWTENALGNSLHPPGTTLADPYLIQTHPKEKVQETQI, encoded by the coding sequence ATGAAGCTCTTGTGGCAGGTAACTGTGCACCACCtgcgccgccaccgccgccacCGCACCTGGCCGGGGCTCCTGGCCGCCTCCCTGACCCTGCACGCCTGGCTCCTGGCCACGGCCGCCGCCTCGCCCggcccccagagctgcccctccGTGTGCTCCTGCAGTAACCAGTTCAGCAAGGTGGTGTGCACCCGCCGCGGCCTGGCCGAGGTGCCCCCCGGCATCCCCTCCAACACCCGCTATCTCAACCTCATGGAGAACAACATCCAGATGATCCAGGCCGACACCTTCCGCCACCTGCACCacctggaggtgctgcagctgggcaggaacGCCATCCGGCAGATCGAGGTGGGCGCCTTCAACGGCCTGGCCAGCCTCAACACCCTGGAGCTCTTCGACAACTGGCTGACGGTGATCCCCAGCGGCGCCTTCGAGTACCTGTCCAAGCTGCGGGAGCTGTGGCTGCGCAACAACCCCATCGAGAGCATCCCCAGCTACGCCTTCAACCGCGTGCCCTCGCTCATGCGCCTCGACCTGGGCGAGCTCAAGAAGCTCGAGTACATCTCCGAGGGCGCCTTCGAGGGCTTGTACAACCTCAAGTACCTCAACCTGGGGATGTGCAACATTAAGGACATGCCCAACCTGACGCCCTTGGTgggcctggaggagctggagatgTCGGGCAACAACTTCCCCGAGATCAAACCGGGCTCCTTCCACGGgctcaaatccctcaaaaagCTCTGGATCATGAACTCGCAGATCAACCTGATCGAGCGCAACGCCTTCGACGACCTGACGGCGCTGGTGGAGCTCAACCTGGCCCACAACAACCTGTCCTCGCTGCCCCACGACCTGTTCGCCCCGCTGCGCTACCTGGTGGAGCTGCACCTGCACCACAACCCCTGGGACTGCGACTGCGACATCCTCTGGCTGTCGTGGTGGCTGCGGGAGTACATCCCCACCAACTCCACCTGCTGCGGCCGCTGCCACGCCCCGCTGCACATGCGGGGCCGCTTCCTGGTGGAGGTGGACCAGACCTCCTTCCAGTGCTCGGCGCCCTTCATCATGGACGCGCCCGCGGACCTCAACATCTCGGAGGGGCGCGTGGCCGAGCTGCGCTGCCGGACGCCGTCCATGTCGTCGGTGCGGTGGCTGCTGCCCAACGGGACGGTGCTGAGCCACGCCTCGAGCCACCCGCGCCTGGCCGTGCTCAACGACGGCACCCTCAACTTCTCGCACGTGCTGCTGGCCGACACCGGCCTCTACACCTGCATGGTGACCAACGTGGCCGGCAACTCCAACGCCTCGGCCTTCCTCAACGTCAGCACGGCCGAGCTCAACACCTCCAACTACAGCTTCTTCACCACCGTCACGGTGGAGACCACCGAGATCTCCCCCGAGGACGTGTCCCCCAAGTTCACCAAGCCCGTGCCCACCGCCTCGACGGGCTACCAGCCGGCctacaccaccaccaccaccgtGCTGGTGCAGACCACGCGCCCGCCCAAGCAGGTGGCCGTGCCCACGGCCGACGCCGGCGACAAGCTGCAGACCAGCCTGGACGAGGTGATGAAGACCACCAAGATCATCATCGGCTGCTTCGTGGCCGTGACGCTGCTGGCCGCCGCCATGCTCATCGTCTTCTACAAGCTCCGCAAGCGGCACCAGCAGCGCAGCACCGTCACCGCCGCCCGCACCGTGGAGATCATCCAGGTGGACGAGGACAtcgccccggccgccgccgccacgCCCGCGGCCGCTCCGGCCGGCGGGGCCGGCGAGGGGGCCGTGGTGCTGCCCAACATCCACGAGCACCTCAACTACAACACCTACAAGGCCGGACACGGCGCCCACTGGACAGAGAACGCGCTGGGCAACTCCCTGCACCCCCCCGGGACCACCCTGGCCGACCCCTATTTAATCCAGACCCACCCCAAGGAGAAAGTTCAGGAAACCCAGATATGA